Proteins encoded together in one Prosthecobacter debontii window:
- a CDS encoding DUF1549 domain-containing protein, giving the protein MTPPRFATRFTLLSLAVWPSFALANPAPAPATAPASAAASALVDFTQVQALLESKCLECHNPDKVKGKLLMNTAEAMIKGGSSGPSLVPGKPDESELFKRALLPADHDDIMPPKGGPLAANELDLLRRWIAEGAHWPQGLTLRHKSPEELKALADLNAKLPSLTKLEIFPEKFALETKRDFHKVVVMATFADATTRDVTRFANLRTADAKIATLDGDVLKPVADTGSTELQATLGTTNVKAAVTLANGHKDRPISFNLDVMPVFLRGGCNAGGCHGAARGKDGFRLSLFGMDPQGDFIRLTREMVGRRINLAIPEESTLVEKAVGAVPHSGNQCYEPESEYNKTILEWISNGAPNDGKDIAKVTGIEVFPKQIVLEGVGNTQQITVRATYSDGSDRDVTKLALFMSNNDPTATINKDGLVTSGERGAAFMLARFDVYSVTAQVLVIPAKLEYERPKLAEVNYIDKLVDENLHKLRILPSGICTDEEFVRRAYIDVIGLYPKPDEVKGFLADANPNKREALIDSLTQRKEFTELWVMKWAELLQIRSDIANNNNQPPFYKNALLYYNWLAERIGKNIPLDEVVTELLSSTGGTVSSPAVNFYQTELDQLKLTENVAQVFMGMRIQCAQCHNHPFDRWTMDDYYGFKAFFAQIGRKRTDDPQEVIIYNNKGGESRHFLTNAVMKPKFLGGEVPEIKPGEDRRKVLAEWIASPQNPYFARNIANIMWAHFFGMGIVDPVDDVRVSNPPSNPELLAALAENLTNYKYDMRRLVKDICNSMTYQRSTKVNETNAGDKKNFSHAQVRRVRAEILLDAISQITETPNKFQGLPLGARAVQIADGAVSNYFLTTFGRSKRESVCSCEVKMEPNLSQALHLMNGDAINDRIKQGKVVAKLIQEKKNDAEIVENLYLRVFGRMPNDKEKESLFQTLAAAPEQRQQALEDVFWALMNSKEFYFNH; this is encoded by the coding sequence ATGACACCCCCTCGTTTCGCTACTCGTTTCACCCTGCTCAGCCTCGCTGTGTGGCCGTCTTTTGCGCTGGCCAACCCGGCACCTGCGCCTGCGACTGCACCCGCTTCGGCGGCGGCATCGGCACTGGTGGATTTTACCCAGGTGCAGGCCTTGCTGGAAAGCAAGTGTTTGGAGTGCCACAACCCGGATAAGGTCAAAGGCAAGCTGCTGATGAACACGGCGGAGGCCATGATCAAGGGCGGCTCCTCCGGTCCCTCCCTGGTGCCGGGTAAGCCGGACGAGAGCGAGCTTTTCAAGCGTGCCCTTCTTCCCGCAGATCACGACGACATCATGCCACCCAAAGGCGGACCTCTGGCCGCAAATGAGCTGGATCTGCTGCGTCGCTGGATTGCGGAAGGAGCCCATTGGCCCCAAGGGCTGACCCTGCGCCACAAGAGCCCCGAAGAGCTGAAGGCCTTAGCGGACCTTAATGCCAAGCTGCCTTCTCTGACCAAGCTGGAAATCTTCCCAGAGAAGTTCGCCCTCGAAACCAAGCGCGACTTCCACAAGGTCGTGGTGATGGCCACCTTTGCGGATGCCACCACCCGGGACGTGACCCGTTTTGCCAACCTGCGGACGGCGGATGCCAAGATCGCCACGCTGGACGGTGATGTGCTGAAGCCAGTGGCCGATACGGGCAGCACGGAACTGCAAGCCACTCTGGGCACGACGAATGTAAAGGCGGCCGTCACCCTGGCCAATGGTCATAAAGACCGTCCGATTTCCTTCAATCTGGATGTGATGCCCGTTTTCTTGCGCGGTGGTTGTAACGCCGGGGGCTGCCACGGCGCGGCCCGTGGCAAGGATGGCTTCCGTCTCAGCCTCTTTGGTATGGACCCTCAGGGGGACTTTATCCGCCTGACCCGTGAGATGGTGGGTCGTCGCATCAACCTAGCCATCCCTGAGGAGAGCACCTTGGTGGAAAAAGCCGTGGGTGCCGTGCCTCACTCCGGCAACCAGTGCTACGAGCCGGAGTCTGAATACAATAAGACCATCCTGGAATGGATCAGCAACGGTGCGCCTAACGACGGCAAGGACATTGCCAAAGTGACTGGCATCGAGGTTTTTCCGAAACAGATCGTCCTAGAAGGCGTGGGCAACACCCAGCAGATCACCGTGCGTGCCACCTACTCCGATGGATCGGACCGCGATGTAACCAAGCTGGCGTTGTTCATGTCCAACAACGACCCGACCGCGACGATCAACAAAGACGGTCTGGTCACCAGCGGCGAGCGTGGCGCAGCCTTCATGCTGGCACGTTTCGATGTTTACAGTGTCACCGCTCAAGTCCTGGTCATCCCGGCCAAACTGGAATACGAACGGCCTAAGCTGGCGGAAGTGAACTACATCGATAAGCTGGTGGACGAAAACCTCCACAAGCTGCGCATCCTGCCCAGCGGTATCTGCACCGATGAAGAGTTCGTGCGTCGTGCCTACATCGATGTCATCGGTTTGTATCCCAAGCCTGATGAAGTGAAAGGCTTCCTGGCAGATGCCAACCCGAACAAGCGCGAAGCTCTGATCGACAGCCTCACTCAGCGCAAGGAGTTCACCGAGCTGTGGGTGATGAAGTGGGCGGAGCTGCTCCAGATCCGCTCCGACATCGCCAACAACAACAACCAGCCCCCTTTCTACAAGAATGCGCTCTTGTATTACAACTGGTTGGCCGAGCGTATCGGCAAGAACATCCCTCTCGATGAGGTGGTGACCGAGCTGCTTTCCTCCACGGGCGGCACGGTTTCTAGCCCAGCCGTGAACTTCTACCAGACCGAGCTCGACCAGCTCAAGCTCACGGAAAACGTGGCGCAGGTGTTCATGGGCATGCGCATCCAGTGCGCTCAGTGTCATAACCATCCGTTCGACCGCTGGACCATGGACGACTACTATGGGTTCAAAGCTTTCTTCGCTCAGATCGGCCGCAAGCGCACGGATGACCCCCAAGAGGTGATCATCTATAACAACAAGGGCGGTGAATCTCGTCACTTCTTGACCAATGCGGTGATGAAACCCAAGTTCCTGGGGGGGGAGGTGCCGGAGATCAAACCTGGTGAAGACCGTCGCAAAGTCCTGGCTGAGTGGATTGCTTCTCCCCAGAACCCTTACTTCGCTCGCAACATCGCTAACATCATGTGGGCGCACTTCTTTGGTATGGGTATCGTCGATCCGGTGGATGATGTGCGCGTCTCCAACCCGCCTTCCAACCCAGAACTCCTGGCGGCTCTGGCGGAAAATCTGACGAACTACAAGTATGACATGCGCCGTCTGGTGAAGGACATTTGCAACTCCATGACCTACCAGCGCAGCACGAAGGTGAATGAAACCAATGCGGGGGATAAGAAGAACTTCTCCCACGCTCAGGTGCGTCGTGTGCGGGCTGAAATCCTGCTGGATGCCATCTCTCAGATCACTGAGACGCCTAACAAATTTCAGGGTCTTCCGCTGGGTGCTCGTGCGGTGCAGATCGCCGATGGTGCCGTGAGCAATTACTTCCTCACCACCTTTGGCCGCTCCAAGCGTGAATCCGTCTGCTCATGTGAGGTGAAGATGGAGCCTAACCTCTCACAGGCCCTGCACCTGATGAATGGCGATGCCATCAATGATCGCATCAAGCAGGGCAAGGTCGTGGCCAAGCTCATTCAGGAGAAGAAGAACGATGCTGAGATCGTCGAAAATCTTTATCTGCGTGTCTTTGGCCGGATGCCCAATGACAAGGAGAAGGAATCCCTCTTCCAGACTTTGGCGGCAGCGCCCGAGCAGCGTCAGCAGGCCCTGGAGGATGTGTTCTGGGCGCTGATGAACTCCAAGGAGTTTTACTTCAATCACTAA
- a CDS encoding c-type cytochrome domain-containing protein, translating into MKTHAKILSLSFLTAASAAAQDAEKITYEDHIRPLLENKCFSCHSPDKKKGDLDLTSFGALMTGGGGGAIVDAGNSDASRLWTTCAKKEEPFMPPEGAPLNEKELAILSKWINGGLLETKSSVAKKSTKPKVDMAVAVTSGKPEGPIAKPENVLLEPVIVTPRTTAVTAMAASPWTSLVALAGTKQILLYDTDTRQLAGVFPYEEGYARSLRFSRNGSLLIMGGGRGGKMGHAIVWDVKTGKRIVEVGKEFDQVMSADISPDQKMAVIGSPSKKVKVYDTATGEELYVISKHTEWIMGTSFSPDGVLLATADRNGNVMVWEASNGGEFYILGQHKGACTDLAWRGDSNVLASSSADGTISIWEMNEGKQIKNWAAHGGGVQSVSFTPDGKLVSSGNDGLIRLWDINGNKVGEAPSQGDVVTKVTALFDSKSVVSANWRGEIKLWSLEAKMAERGQLSSNPPLIAQRIVEAEKIATTLVAQLPEVEGKVKQTADAVAAAEARLAETKKQSAAAQAAVAALENEIKNLPGQIAAGEKAVTEAQSKRNAQAELLKKHEQSLAEIKTTEAALAKLNADKAALTKPEDAPKVAELTKSIGEQSGKLEALKKAAATPPQALAGFDQAVKAAQDQVAALKAAKPGKEKQLPEQKKALEAWPKKIADNEKQIADAKAAAASAQAQLADQKAQIALYQKLPTVLKAAQFNVGVLSEKEKLAKLEGDINDYTAAKKENEDAKVANAASIESAKKAIAEAVNQIPQHEATLARLKAELEGLEKATEPTRAADAAAAAKLNEHKQMLAAREAEVAALAKTRDEGAAAAKKSAEDIQKVIDPLNKKLVEVAAKLKGPEEQLKAKQANVTLQEGSLAKAKQTAAERTAALPAQEKAVKDAEAALPQLVAAIQSADKTLAEIRRATAGTGSAIKSARQAVAQAEKALNDAKAKNENAQPHEQALTAAQAKQAEAEKQAAESTLKLADAQSEFDARREAREAADKALNAARQTLAKTKNELNAANAAAAQGEKRVAQAKAEVAAAEKAVAPIRGQHDSISKEIAAQKNALAAKQAIPAALEKEFASKAQPLNDAIAQLKAALPPLEKTYADAHGKLVAEVKILDAKKAEIGQSMLALETAKKKKASSEATIAAAEKDTPQRDRNLAEINTELAKMQPQLEPLRTKVKQMEEQYLTMLPK; encoded by the coding sequence ATGAAGACCCACGCCAAGATCCTTTCACTGAGCTTTCTGACAGCTGCCAGCGCAGCGGCTCAGGATGCCGAAAAGATCACTTATGAAGATCACATTCGTCCGTTGCTGGAGAATAAGTGCTTTTCCTGCCACAGCCCGGATAAGAAGAAGGGAGATCTCGATCTCACCAGCTTCGGTGCCCTGATGACGGGTGGCGGTGGTGGTGCCATCGTGGATGCTGGAAACTCGGATGCCAGCCGCCTGTGGACGACCTGTGCGAAGAAGGAAGAACCTTTCATGCCACCGGAAGGTGCGCCCCTGAACGAGAAGGAACTGGCCATCCTCTCCAAGTGGATCAACGGTGGTTTGCTGGAGACGAAATCCAGCGTGGCAAAAAAATCCACCAAGCCCAAGGTGGATATGGCTGTGGCTGTGACCAGTGGTAAACCTGAAGGCCCAATCGCCAAGCCCGAGAACGTTCTGCTGGAGCCGGTGATCGTGACTCCACGCACCACGGCGGTGACGGCCATGGCGGCGAGTCCTTGGACCTCCTTGGTCGCTCTCGCGGGCACCAAACAAATTTTGCTTTACGACACGGACACACGCCAACTCGCGGGGGTGTTCCCCTATGAGGAAGGTTATGCCCGCAGTCTGCGTTTCAGCCGCAATGGCTCGCTCCTGATCATGGGCGGCGGTCGTGGTGGCAAGATGGGCCATGCCATTGTCTGGGATGTGAAGACGGGCAAGCGCATCGTCGAGGTCGGCAAGGAGTTCGACCAAGTGATGAGTGCGGATATCAGCCCGGATCAGAAAATGGCCGTCATTGGCAGTCCTTCCAAGAAAGTGAAGGTGTATGACACCGCGACGGGTGAAGAGCTGTATGTGATCAGCAAACACACCGAGTGGATCATGGGCACTTCGTTCAGTCCTGATGGAGTGCTGCTCGCCACCGCAGACCGTAATGGCAACGTCATGGTTTGGGAAGCCTCCAATGGCGGTGAGTTTTACATCCTGGGTCAGCACAAGGGTGCTTGCACCGATCTGGCTTGGCGTGGTGATTCCAATGTGCTCGCCTCCTCTTCCGCCGATGGCACCATCAGCATCTGGGAGATGAATGAAGGCAAGCAGATCAAAAATTGGGCTGCCCATGGTGGTGGCGTCCAGTCCGTCTCCTTCACACCGGATGGTAAGCTCGTTTCCAGCGGTAACGATGGCTTGATCCGCCTTTGGGACATCAATGGTAACAAGGTGGGTGAAGCACCTAGCCAAGGGGATGTGGTGACGAAAGTGACCGCGCTTTTCGATTCTAAGTCGGTGGTTTCGGCCAACTGGCGTGGGGAGATCAAGCTGTGGTCCCTCGAAGCCAAGATGGCGGAGCGGGGTCAGCTTTCCAGCAATCCCCCATTGATTGCGCAGCGCATCGTCGAAGCTGAAAAAATCGCGACCACCCTGGTGGCGCAACTGCCTGAAGTGGAAGGCAAGGTCAAACAAACCGCTGATGCAGTGGCCGCCGCAGAGGCTCGCCTGGCGGAAACCAAGAAGCAATCCGCAGCAGCTCAAGCGGCGGTGGCTGCTCTGGAAAATGAGATCAAGAATCTGCCTGGCCAGATCGCTGCAGGCGAGAAAGCTGTGACGGAAGCTCAATCCAAGCGCAATGCTCAGGCGGAGCTGCTGAAGAAGCATGAGCAATCCCTGGCGGAGATCAAAACCACCGAGGCTGCCTTGGCGAAACTCAATGCCGATAAAGCGGCTCTCACGAAGCCAGAAGATGCGCCTAAAGTCGCAGAGCTAACCAAAAGCATTGGTGAGCAGAGCGGTAAGCTGGAAGCGCTGAAAAAAGCCGCAGCGACGCCCCCACAAGCCCTGGCTGGCTTTGATCAAGCCGTGAAGGCTGCGCAGGACCAAGTGGCTGCGCTCAAGGCCGCCAAGCCTGGGAAAGAGAAACAACTGCCTGAGCAGAAAAAGGCCCTGGAAGCATGGCCCAAAAAGATCGCGGATAACGAGAAGCAGATCGCTGATGCCAAAGCGGCTGCGGCTTCGGCTCAAGCCCAACTGGCCGATCAGAAAGCTCAGATCGCGCTGTATCAAAAACTGCCCACCGTGCTCAAAGCCGCTCAGTTCAATGTCGGCGTGTTGAGTGAGAAGGAAAAACTTGCGAAGCTGGAAGGCGATATCAACGACTACACCGCTGCGAAAAAGGAGAACGAAGACGCCAAGGTCGCCAATGCCGCCAGCATCGAGAGCGCCAAGAAAGCCATCGCCGAAGCGGTCAATCAAATCCCGCAACACGAAGCGACTCTCGCACGCTTGAAGGCGGAACTGGAAGGCCTGGAAAAAGCCACGGAACCGACCCGCGCCGCCGATGCGGCGGCCGCCGCAAAACTGAATGAGCACAAGCAAATGCTGGCGGCTCGTGAAGCCGAAGTGGCTGCGCTGGCCAAGACCCGTGATGAAGGCGCTGCAGCTGCTAAAAAATCGGCGGAAGACATTCAGAAGGTCATTGACCCGCTGAACAAAAAGCTCGTCGAAGTCGCGGCCAAGCTCAAAGGCCCTGAAGAACAACTGAAGGCCAAACAAGCCAATGTGACTCTACAAGAAGGCAGTTTGGCGAAGGCCAAGCAGACCGCAGCGGAGCGCACCGCTGCCCTGCCTGCTCAGGAGAAAGCCGTGAAGGATGCCGAAGCGGCCCTGCCTCAACTCGTCGCAGCGATCCAATCTGCCGATAAGACCCTGGCTGAGATTCGCCGAGCCACCGCAGGCACCGGCTCCGCCATCAAGTCCGCGCGCCAAGCCGTGGCTCAAGCCGAAAAAGCTCTCAACGACGCAAAGGCGAAAAACGAAAACGCTCAGCCTCACGAGCAAGCTCTGACCGCTGCCCAAGCGAAGCAGGCCGAAGCCGAGAAACAAGCGGCTGAATCCACCCTGAAACTGGCCGATGCTCAGTCCGAGTTCGATGCCCGTCGTGAAGCCCGCGAAGCGGCTGATAAAGCTTTGAATGCCGCACGTCAGACCTTGGCTAAAACCAAGAACGAACTGAACGCCGCCAATGCCGCCGCCGCCCAAGGTGAGAAGCGCGTGGCCCAAGCCAAAGCCGAAGTCGCCGCAGCCGAGAAAGCCGTGGCTCCGATCCGAGGTCAGCATGACAGCATCAGCAAGGAAATCGCTGCCCAGAAAAACGCCCTCGCCGCAAAGCAGGCCATCCCTGCGGCCCTGGAGAAAGAATTCGCCAGCAAAGCTCAACCGTTGAACGACGCCATCGCTCAACTCAAAGCTGCCCTACCGCCACTGGAGAAAACCTATGCGGACGCACACGGTAAACTCGTAGCCGAGGTGAAAATCCTCGATGCGAAGAAAGCCGAGATTGGTCAGTCCATGCTGGCTCTAGAAACAGCCAAGAAAAAGAAAGCCAGCTCCGAGGCCACCATCGCCGCTGCTGAGAAAGACACTCCACAGCGCGACAGAAACCTCGCCGAGATCAACACCGAACTCGCCAAGATGCAGCCTCAACTCGAACCCCTGCGCACCAAAGTGAAGCAGATGGAAGAGCAGTATCTGACGATGCTGCCGAAGTGA